A single Takifugu flavidus isolate HTHZ2018 unplaced genomic scaffold, ASM371156v2 ctg551, whole genome shotgun sequence DNA region contains:
- the LOC130520838 gene encoding fibronectin-like isoform X5 — protein MTTGCTLTIISTDDDRPTNVRVHDIRTNSLLMLWTPPAGEVKKYMVTCRKGQEIVQELTTTDPHITVTDLEPEEFYNMEVSAEFVNRRISKPAMTTGCTRDDRPTDVSVHRVSQYSLLMLWTPPAGEVKKYMVTCRKGQEIVQELTTTDPHITVTDLEPEEFYNLEVSAEFVNGRISKPAMTTGCTHIGSLTQIKVYHTSLDSLSLRWTPPAGEVKKYMVTCRKGQEIVQELTTTDPHITVTDLEPEEFYNLEVSAEFVNGRISKPAMTTGCTRDDRPTDVSVHRVSQYSLLMLWTPPAGEVKKYMVTCRKGQKIVQELTTTDPHITVTDLEPEEFYNLEVSAEFVNGRISKPAMTTGWTRPLQ, from the exons ATGACCACTGGTTGCACAC TAACTATCATTTCCACAGATGATGACCGTCCTACAAACGTTAGAGTTCATGACATCAGAACAAATTCACTGTTAATGCTCTGgactccccctgctggagaagtgAAGAAATACATGGTGACCTGTCGCAAAGGCCAGGAGATTGTGCAGGAGTTAACAACAACAGACCCCCACATTACTGTCACAGATCTGGAGCCGGAGGAGTTTTACAATATGGAGGTTTCTGCTGAGTTTGTGAATAGAAGAATAAGTAAACCAGCGATGACCACTGGTTGCACAC GTGATGACCGTCCTACAGACGTTAGTGTTCATCGTGTCAGTCAATATTCACTGTTAATGCTCTGgactccccctgctggagaagtgAAGAAATACATGGTGACCTGTCGCAAAGGCCAGGAGATTGTGCAGGAGTTAACAACAACAGACCCCCACATTACTGTCACAGATCTGGAGCCGGAGGAGTTTTACAATCTGGAGGTTTCTGCTGAGTTTGTGAATGGAAGAATAAGTAAACCAGCGATGACCACTGGTTGCACAC ATATCGGCAGTCTGACACAAATTAAAGTTTATCACACCAGCCTGGATTCGCTGTCTCTGCGCTGgactccccctgctggagaagtgAAGAAATACATGGTGACCTGTCGCAAAGGCCAGGAGATTGTGCAGGAGTTAACAACAACAGACCCCCACATTACTGTCACAGATCTGGAGCCGGAGGAGTTTTACAATCTGGAGGTTTCTGCTGAGTTTGTGAATGGAAGAATAAGTAAACCAGCGATGACCACTGGTTGCACAC GTGATGACCGTCCTACAGACGTTAGTGTTCATCGTGTCAGTCAATATTCACTGTTAATGCTCTGgactccccctgctggagaagtgAAGAAATACATGGTGACCTGTCGCAAAGGCCAGAAGATTGTGCAGGAGTTAACAACAACAGACCCCCACATTACTGTCACAGATCTGGAGCCGGAGGAGTTTTACAATCTGGAGGTTTCTGCTGAGTTTGTGAATGGAAGAATAAGTAAACCAGCGATGACCACTGGTTGGACAC